The genomic region GATGCGTGTGGACCGGATGGTCGGCGGAAGAGCGGGACTATGGAGTGGGGCGGCCGGCCACCCAGGAACAGATCCGTGCCTGGGACATCGACGTGAATTCGGTCGGGGAGGGACTTCCACCGGGACAAGGCACGGTCAAACAGGGTGCACAAGTGTTCGCATCCAAATGCGCCATGTGTCACGGTCCGACAGGGATCGAAGGTCCAAAGGACAAACTGGTAGGCGGACACAACACGCTGATGACGGCAAAGCCGCTCAAGACGATCGGCAGTTACTGGCCCTATGCGACGACGCTGTACGACTATGTCCATCGAGCCATGCCGTTTACCGCGCCGCAGTCTCTCACCCCGGATGAGACCTACTCGGTCGTCGCATGGCTGCTCTTCCAGAACAAGATCATCCCTGAAGACATGGTGATCGATGCGAAGACGTT from Nitrospira japonica harbors:
- a CDS encoding c-type cytochrome encodes the protein MDTCGTSLSKSSMVALGSLTIALGCVWTGWSAEERDYGVGRPATQEQIRAWDIDVNSVGEGLPPGQGTVKQGAQVFASKCAMCHGPTGIEGPKDKLVGGHNTLMTAKPLKTIGSYWPYATTLYDYVHRAMPFTAPQSLTPDETYSVVAWLLFQNKIIPEDMVIDAKTLPAIRMPNRDGFVRDPRPDIR